Proteins encoded by one window of Thermodesulfobacteriota bacterium:
- a CDS encoding Ig-like domain-containing protein, with product MSFKKFSCFLLLPACLLLLTVTRAPAAPPLAEFTLELPTGTEVTMGDTSADLPFLVTNSASSTKDIRSLRIVIDSSVYEIDQATNPISGWEVKSMSTDTICIARATGGIAPGDTDVFTLILTGPSGGIIGSDVQDMTDEILSVQAKDADTCGDEFTLTNSLPSWDRRSLAIDLFATPATVGIGDTITLTMQVSNRSIATQSLITAVTDPPVAYLYGLTSLAGLHLSGVGTFNVDSTASFPGSGTVRLDADEPDYTAIDAISFTLDPGTPTSSFHADGTTIYNRNSTAAVSNSTGPTYEISPFTLDPNTSAVITWTYTADSSATLYFSSAAEDSTGDATSKMGNSNPVIIGDFTAIVEVSPLAVVDGQTVTVTMTVANNGNSALGNIQPTLTTGGTATATLVSGPTPAKIFILTSGGSGTFTWTYTINGGAGDTYFFEGYAEAAAPVTTNTSTSEAGRITLYAVVVDPDVVATGTTNLQVEWTLHNRGGETVKEVYIPLPAGWTYSSSSSPGWNASYDGTNVTFTSPSGPDNIPVGGSRTFYITFSSIPPVVSDTPYTFPLVITDKKNNNASVDSTVVISSFVMVLTYSPAAPIDADAASQYTLTATLTRNGTPVTDVIITFTTTAGSLSASSATTDTNGVATVTLTSPCSQTDVDALINAIYLNAEDPQTVSPAFSGITGGNLVYVGATFVDALGGTSPPDVSNGDTVTLELNLINCGDTDLDITDATLEFGSDSFGWPGGTVTVLADGTTQATLTFNSGAIASADIQCYPTLTLDAGVGYTGTFSSGDPVYDYITVDSGETCPTAVDIDVIDWHETY from the coding sequence CGTCATCGACAGCTCGGTATACGAAATAGACCAGGCCACCAACCCCATCTCCGGCTGGGAGGTAAAGTCCATGAGCACCGATACGATATGCATCGCAAGGGCCACAGGCGGCATCGCGCCCGGCGATACCGACGTCTTCACGCTCATCCTTACCGGCCCCTCGGGCGGCATCATAGGCTCGGACGTTCAGGACATGACCGACGAAATACTATCGGTCCAGGCCAAGGACGCGGACACGTGCGGGGACGAGTTCACGCTTACGAACTCCCTTCCATCATGGGACAGGCGCTCGCTGGCCATTGACCTCTTCGCCACGCCCGCTACCGTGGGAATAGGCGACACCATTACGCTAACCATGCAGGTCTCGAACCGCTCGATCGCCACCCAGTCGCTCATAACCGCCGTTACGGACCCGCCGGTGGCCTACCTCTACGGCCTGACCTCGCTCGCGGGGCTGCACCTCTCGGGGGTGGGCACGTTTAACGTCGATTCCACGGCCTCTTTCCCCGGGAGCGGGACCGTCCGGCTGGACGCAGACGAGCCGGATTATACGGCAATCGATGCCATCTCTTTCACACTTGACCCCGGCACCCCCACATCTTCCTTTCACGCGGACGGCACCACGATCTATAATAGGAACTCCACCGCCGCAGTCTCGAACTCGACCGGGCCCACCTATGAAATAAGCCCCTTTACGCTCGACCCCAACACGTCGGCGGTCATAACCTGGACATATACGGCCGACTCCTCGGCCACGCTCTACTTCAGCTCGGCCGCCGAGGACTCGACCGGGGATGCGACCTCAAAGATGGGAAACTCCAACCCGGTCATCATAGGGGATTTTACCGCCATAGTCGAGGTCTCTCCTCTGGCGGTGGTGGACGGCCAGACGGTCACAGTTACAATGACCGTCGCCAACAACGGGAACTCCGCGCTGGGCAACATACAACCGACCCTCACCACGGGCGGCACGGCCACGGCCACCCTCGTCTCCGGCCCGACACCGGCGAAGATATTTATCCTCACATCCGGGGGGAGCGGCACCTTCACATGGACCTACACAATAAACGGCGGCGCCGGAGACACCTACTTCTTCGAGGGCTACGCCGAGGCGGCGGCACCGGTAACCACCAACACGAGCACGTCGGAGGCCGGAAGGATCACGCTCTACGCTGTGGTGGTCGACCCGGACGTGGTCGCCACCGGCACCACGAACCTCCAGGTGGAGTGGACGCTCCATAACAGGGGAGGGGAGACGGTAAAGGAGGTCTACATACCGCTGCCCGCGGGCTGGACCTACTCCTCGTCCAGCTCCCCGGGCTGGAACGCGAGCTACGACGGCACGAACGTCACCTTCACGAGCCCGTCTGGCCCGGACAACATCCCGGTGGGCGGGTCGAGGACCTTCTACATAACCTTTTCGAGCATACCGCCCGTGGTGTCCGACACACCCTACACCTTCCCGCTGGTGATAACCGACAAGAAGAACAACAACGCCTCGGTGGACTCAACGGTGGTCATATCGTCCTTCGTGATGGTCCTTACCTACTCTCCGGCCGCCCCCATAGACGCCGACGCCGCGAGCCAGTACACGCTCACGGCCACGCTCACGCGTAACGGGACTCCGGTAACGGACGTGATCATAACATTCACCACCACCGCGGGCAGCCTCTCGGCTTCCTCGGCCACCACCGACACGAACGGCGTAGCCACGGTAACCCTGACCTCCCCGTGCTCGCAGACGGACGTGGACGCCTTGATAAACGCGATATACCTGAACGCCGAGGACCCGCAGACCGTCTCGCCCGCCTTCTCGGGCATAACCGGGGGGAACCTCGTCTACGTTGGCGCGACGTTCGTGGACGCGTTAGGCGGAACGAGCCCTCCAGACGTGTCCAACGGGGATACGGTAACGCTGGAGCTCAACCTTATAAACTGTGGCGACACAGACCTCGACATAACCGACGCAACGCTTGAGTTCGGGAGCGACAGCTTCGGCTGGCCCGGGGGGACCGTTACCGTCCTCGCCGACGGCACCACCCAGGCGACGCTTACCTTCAACTCGGGCGCCATAGCATCCGCCGACATTCAGTGCTACCCGACCCTTACCCTGGACGCGGGGGTGGGGTACACGGGCACCTTCTCCTCCGGCGACCCGGTATACGACTACATAACCGTGGACAGCGGCGAGACCTGCCCCACCGCCGTGGACATCGACGTCATCGATTGGCACGAGACGTACTGA
- a CDS encoding MerR family transcriptional regulator, producing the protein MKTSQILDKVGIPRHKLYYLEQKGYIKPKRIASGDLETREYTKKDLRMVELLWKYLTAGFKHKTAYEKAREDIKASTKRNSGRKKTARGGG; encoded by the coding sequence ATGAAGACGTCGCAGATCCTGGATAAAGTAGGCATCCCCAGACACAAGCTCTACTACCTCGAGCAGAAGGGCTACATAAAGCCCAAGAGGATAGCGTCCGGGGATCTCGAGACAAGGGAGTACACCAAGAAGGACCTCCGGATGGTGGAACTCCTCTGGAAGTACCTGACGGCGGGTTTCAAGCACAAGACGGCCTACGAAAAGGCCAGGGAAGATATCAAGGCATCCACCAAACGGAACTCCGGCCGGAAAAAAACAGCGCGGGGGGGTGGTTGA
- a CDS encoding AAA family ATPase, whose protein sequence is MYEKFFYLKERPFHITPDPGFLYLSKKHREAMDLLTFGINDKKGFLLLTGEVGTGKTTLCRAILDRLPGTTESALVLNPLLSALGLLVTINGDFGLDVDRHSVKPHLDRLNEFLLEVTAKGGNAVIIVDEAQNLNAKTLEMVRLLSNLETHTEKLLQIVLVGQPELKEKLRMPELRQLNQRIIVRYHLEPLDMEETEGYIQNRIFTAGGRGTVKFSPQAFRLIFEGSGGVPRLINITCDRALTAAFVQSKRTIDERVVASAIDEMRTEGLLSPAEPQSRSSFLGRLFSSADRSQQKQRVRQ, encoded by the coding sequence ATGTACGAAAAGTTCTTCTACCTGAAGGAAAGACCCTTCCACATAACACCGGACCCCGGCTTCCTCTACCTCAGCAAGAAACACCGCGAGGCCATGGACCTCCTTACCTTCGGGATAAACGACAAGAAGGGGTTCCTGCTCCTCACCGGCGAGGTGGGTACGGGCAAGACCACTCTCTGCCGTGCCATCCTCGACAGGCTGCCCGGGACGACCGAGAGCGCGCTGGTGCTGAACCCGCTCTTGTCCGCCCTGGGGCTCCTGGTGACCATAAACGGGGACTTCGGCCTTGATGTGGACAGGCACTCCGTAAAGCCGCACCTCGACCGCCTGAACGAGTTCCTCCTCGAGGTGACCGCAAAAGGGGGCAACGCCGTTATCATAGTGGACGAGGCGCAGAACCTGAACGCTAAAACGCTCGAGATGGTAAGGCTCCTCTCCAACCTCGAGACGCACACGGAAAAGCTCCTGCAGATAGTACTCGTCGGGCAGCCGGAGTTGAAGGAAAAGCTCAGGATGCCGGAGCTCCGCCAGTTGAACCAGAGGATAATCGTAAGGTACCACCTCGAACCCCTGGACATGGAGGAGACCGAGGGCTATATCCAGAACCGCATCTTCACGGCGGGGGGGAGGGGGACGGTAAAGTTTTCCCCTCAGGCCTTCCGGCTTATATTCGAAGGGAGCGGGGGAGTGCCGCGCCTCATAAACATAACCTGCGACAGGGCGCTTACCGCGGCCTTCGTCCAGAGCAAAAGGACCATCGACGAAAGGGTCGTGGCGAGCGCTATCGACGAGATGAGGACGGAGGGGCTGCTGTCCCCGGCCGAGCCGCAGTCGAGGTCGTCGTTCCTGGGGCGCCTTTTCTCGTCCGCGGACAGGTCTCAGCAAAAGCAGCGCGTGAGGCAATAG
- a CDS encoding tetratricopeptide repeat protein, protein MSLIHQALKKLEAAPHDVRHRESLPGAGKPSSNRRGLLLAAVLMAVLVPVVALKLMGSLGGVSEVDVERQGTGGLPAAAVPAPAATTPGPAGKDHNAEGVHFFKLGNYKEAAEEFKAGISLRPEDPTLHNNLALAYLKLGDATGAEGSLGKAMELRADYPQALNNYGSVLESRGKTAKALKLFAEAARLDPSYAEPHLNTAIALEKRGRLSEAVSHYEKYVVLGGPDKLLLKEVRTKVKRLRALLISRGRRG, encoded by the coding sequence ATGAGCCTTATACACCAGGCACTTAAAAAACTGGAGGCCGCACCCCACGACGTCAGGCACAGGGAGAGCCTACCCGGGGCGGGGAAACCCTCTTCCAACCGGCGGGGTCTGCTGCTCGCCGCAGTGTTAATGGCCGTTCTTGTGCCCGTTGTCGCCCTTAAGTTAATGGGGAGCCTCGGCGGCGTTTCGGAAGTGGACGTGGAAAGACAGGGGACAGGGGGGCTGCCTGCCGCAGCCGTACCGGCACCAGCGGCCACGACCCCCGGCCCGGCCGGGAAAGACCATAACGCCGAAGGGGTGCACTTCTTCAAGCTCGGCAACTACAAGGAAGCCGCAGAAGAGTTCAAGGCCGGGATAAGCCTCCGGCCGGAAGACCCCACACTCCACAACAACCTCGCGCTCGCCTACCTGAAGCTCGGTGACGCCACAGGCGCCGAGGGGTCGCTCGGCAAGGCCATGGAGCTCAGGGCCGACTACCCCCAGGCGCTCAACAACTACGGCTCCGTCCTCGAAAGCCGGGGCAAGACCGCGAAGGCGCTAAAACTCTTCGCCGAGGCCGCGAGGCTGGACCCCTCCTACGCTGAACCGCACCTCAATACGGCCATAGCCCTTGAAAAACGCGGGAGGCTCTCGGAGGCGGTCTCGCACTACGAGAAGTACGTCGTCCTGGGCGGCCCGGACAAATTGCTTCTAAAAGAGGTCCGCACGAAAGTAAAACGCCTGAGGGCGCTGCTCATCTCCAGGGGAAGGCGAGGGTAA